In Streptomyces sp. HUAS ZL42, the DNA window CGCGTCACTCGTGCGGCACGATCGCGACCGGGCAGCGGACGTGGTGTATCACCGCGTGGGCGACCGGCCCGGTGTGCGTGCCGAACGTGGCCGGACGGATCCTGCGGCCGACGACCAGCAGCCCGGCGTCCTGCGTGAAGTCCAGCAGCTGCTGCGCCGGACGTCCTTCCACGACCAGCTCGCGGACGTCCACCAAGGGGTACTTCTCCCGCCACCGCACGAGCACGAGGCTCAGCGCCCGCTCGGTGGTCCCTCGCAGCGCCCTGCGCGCCTTGGCCTCCGCCGCCTTGGGCATGTACGGCAGCTGCCAGGCGTTCACGACCCGCAGCGGCGCAGCACGCAGCCTGGCGCTCTCGAAGGCGAACGCGAGCACCTCGTCGCAGGGATGCGCCGGATCCACGCCGAGCACGACATCGCGGTACGGGGTGTGCGCGCAGGGTCCTCCCTTCGCGTCCGGTACATGCTCGTCCTCAAGTGTCTGGTCGGCCCGCACGAGCACGACGGGCCGCGGCACGTGAGCCACCGTCGCCAGTGCCACGGAGCCCGCCATGAAGCCGCCGAAGCCACTGAACGCCCGGCTGCCCAGTACCAGCAGGTCGGCCTCGGAGCCGGCCGAGACGAGGGCGTCGACGGCGGGCAGCGCGATCTGCTCGGCGCTGAGGGCCACCTGCGGGTAACGCTCGTGGAGCCGGTCCATGGCGCCGCGCAGAATGCGGCGCGCCCGGTAGCGGGGCGCCTCGAGTTCCGGCAGGTCCGACGTGTCGGGGGAGAGCCCCTCGAACGCGTGCACAAGGCGTAGCGGCAGGCCGCGGCGCAGGGCCTCCCTGGCCGCCCAGTCGGCGGCGGCAAGGCTCTCGCGGGATCCGTCCAGGCCTACGACAACGGGACGTTGCACGGCCGACACCTCCCCGGATCGGCGCCCGAGCACAATGCTGCGGACTC includes these proteins:
- a CDS encoding universal stress protein; amino-acid sequence: MQRPVVVGLDGSRESLAAADWAAREALRRGLPLRLVHAFEGLSPDTSDLPELEAPRYRARRILRGAMDRLHERYPQVALSAEQIALPAVDALVSAGSEADLLVLGSRAFSGFGGFMAGSVALATVAHVPRPVVLVRADQTLEDEHVPDAKGGPCAHTPYRDVVLGVDPAHPCDEVLAFAFESARLRAAPLRVVNAWQLPYMPKAAEAKARRALRGTTERALSLVLVRWREKYPLVDVRELVVEGRPAQQLLDFTQDAGLLVVGRRIRPATFGTHTGPVAHAVIHHVRCPVAIVPHE